The Urbifossiella limnaea nucleotide sequence CGGCGAGGACGAGGAGGCGGTCGCCGCGGCCGAGAAGGAGCGGAACGCGATCAACGGCGAGTGGAAGCGGAACAGCTACCTGGGCCGCGTCGGGCGGGCGATGGAGCCGGCGTTCGCGCCGCTGGGCTGGGACTGGCGGATCGGCACCGCGGCGATGGCGAGCTTTCCCGCGCGCGAGGTCGTGGTCGGGATGCTCGGCATGGTGTACGACGTGGGCGAGTACACCGGCGAGGACGGCTCGGCACTCGCGGAGGTGATGCGGAAGGAGTGGGCGGCGAGCGGCGCGGCGGCGAGCTACCCGGTGCCGGTCGCGTTGTCGCTGATGGTGTTCGTGGCGCTGTGCCTCCAGTGCGTCTCGACGCTCGCCGTGATGCGCCGCGAGACGGGGAACTGGTGGTGGCCGGCGTTCACGTTCGCGTACATGACGGGGCTGGCCTACGTCGGGGCGCTGGTGACGTTCCAGGTCGGGCGGTTGGTCGTGGACGCGATGAAGTGAGCCGGGCGCGCCGAACAGGGGGACGTGATGCAACTCGCTGCCGTGATCGTGATCGTGAGCCTGGCGGCCGGCTACGTGCTGCGGTCGGCCTGGCGGACGGTCGTGGGCCGCAAGGCCGGTTGCGGCTCGGGCTGCGGGAAGTGCGCCGCGCCGGTGGTACCGACGGTTCCCGGGCGTATCTCGCTCCCGCTTGCGTGACAACCCGCTGTCACTTCAGCGGCCGCACCGGCCGGATCCGCACGGCCAACCGCACGCCCGTCTCCGTCCCGCGGACCACCACGTCGGCCCGCTCCACGGGTTCGAGCAGCACCATCAGTTGGTCGAACGTGCGGCCGGCGTCGGCGTCGCCGAGCACCCGCGCGAGTGCGTCGCGGTGCTCGCCCAAGTACGCCCCCAGCGCCCGCCCCGAGAGTCGGGCGATCACCGCCTCGCCCGCCGGGGGCTCCGCGTCCGACGGCGGGCGGAAGCGGCGGACCGCGTCCGGGGTGGTGGCCAGAATGAGGTACCCGCCCTTCACCGCGAACGCCGGCCGTACCCCCGCCGGGAACGCTTTCTCGCCGCTCAGCGTCGTCACCCGGCCGTCCGCAGTCACTTCGTCGTCGATCTCGATCTGGTCGGCGTGCTTTGCGTTGTACGCCACCCGCGCCGCCGCGAACCCGAAGCCCACCGCCCGCTCGACCGCCCGCGTCACGTCGGCGTCCCCCTTCAGCCGAACCGCGCCGACGAGTACGGGCAGCGGCCCGGCCCCCGCCGCGGGCGGCTCCGCCCACACGGTCCAGTCGGGGCCGAGCGCTTCCAACACCCGTGGCAACCGGTCCCGCCCCAGCACCGGGCCGAGGTAGCTGCCGAGCGTCGAATCGATCGCCGCGCGCCCGGGCTCGGGCAGCACGGCCCGCAGCGCCTCCACCGCCTCCGCGGCCCGGAAGCGGACTGCGACCGCGCCGAGGGCGTGGTCCGGCACGGCCGCCCACAGCGCCGACGGCGCGCGCCCGCCGGTCAACCACGCCCGCGCCGCCGGCGCCAGTTCGCCGGGTCGGAAGTCGAGCGCCACGCCCGCCTCGATCCCTTCGCCGAGCGTCAGATAGATTGCAGCCGCGTCGAGCGCCCGCCACGCCTCGCCGAACCGCCCGAGGAACGCCCGCTCGTCCGCGCCCGCGGCAGCGGTCTTGGCGGCGAGTTCGGCGTCGAGCGGCCGCGGGTTCACCAGCACGACGACGACCGCGTCAGCGACGCCGAGCCGGCCGAGCTTCGCCGCCAGCGCCGGGGCGCGGTCGGTGGGCTCGGTGCGGTCGCGGTCGATGACCGCCCTCACGTCGGCTTCCGACCGCGAGAACGCGAACACGCCGTTCCGCAGGGTGTAGAACTCGTCGGTACCGTCTGTCCGGCGGCGGACGTGGTACGCGGCCCCGCCGTGCTCGCGGCGCTCGACCGCCTTGAGCTCCCCGTCGCGCGTCTGGAGGTCGTTCAGCCGCTCGACCAGTCGCGACAGCGTCGCCGGAACGCGCGGGCGGATCAGGATCACCATCCGCTCGGCAGCGGGGTTGTTGGCCGGGGCTGGTGAGTACGCGAAGCCGACGGCGTCGCCGAGCACGTCGGCCGCCACCTCGTCCGGCGTCGTGCCCAGCGCGGCGAGGGCCGTCCGAAACCCGTCGCGGGCGTCGCCGAACTTCAACCCCGCAGCCACTGACTGGCCGAGCGGCGTCGACGGGAACCACGCCGCGAATGGCGACCCCATCACGGCCTTGGCGTGTGACGCGCCGTTCTGCACCAGGCCGACGACGGCCGCGTCCGGCGGCACGACGCGGAGGAGGTCGTCGCGCGGGGCGGCGGTCGACGGCGCGGCCGCGACCAGCGCGACGGCCAGCGCGGCGAGAGAGCGGACCCGCGTCATGGGGAATCCGTGGCTCAGGACTTGGGGCGGGCCGACGACGAGAACACGTTCACGTCGCGGAGCAGCCGGCTGAACGCCTTCTGTGTCGTGCCGGCGACCGGTTCGAGGCCCGTGCGGGCGGCGGCGGGAAGCTCGGCGATCGACGCCGCGGCGGGGGCCACGGTGTCACCCGCCGGCGTCGGCATCGGCGGGAACATGGCGTCGGCGATCGACGCGAGCACCTTCGGCGCCGCGGCCGCGGGCTCGGTCAGCGGCCGCGACGACTCGCGGAACGCGTCACCCGCCTTCGCCAACTCGGCCGACACCCGCACCGGCGGCGCGGACCGCGTCGCCTCGACGACCACCTGTCGATCGGCAGTTGAATTGAGCAGCCACGCGGCGACCAGCAGCGACGCGGCGACCGCGAACCCGGCACCAGCCGTTGCCAGCAACCGTCGGCTGCTCGGTTCCGGGCGGTCGGCACGGACGGCCGCCAGAACGCCGTCTGCGAACCCGGGCGGCACCGCGATCGGTTCCGGCGGCACTGCCAGCGCCGCGAGCAGTACCCGCGCTTCGGCCACGCGCGCCCGGCAAGCGGCGCACGTGAGCACGTGGGCGTCGGCGTCGAAGTCGGGGCGGTGGCCGTCGAGCACGGCTTGAATCGCCGAGCCGACGCGGTCGCAGTCGGCGATCGGAAGCGGGGCGGGCATGTCAGATCACCCGGTCGGGCGTGTCGGGGCGTCGTCGGGGACCAGGCCGCGGGTGCGGAGGCGTTCCATCAGTTCGAGGCGGGCGCGGTGCAGCCACGTCTTCACGGTGCCGACCGGCCGACCCACGGCCTCCGCGATCTCCTCGTACGGCCGGGCGTGCTCGTGGAACAACACGAACACCGCCCGGTAGTCCGGCCGCAGGGCGTCGACCGCGGCGCGAAGTTCGGCGGTGAGTTCGCCGCTGTCGTCCTCGGGGCGGTGGTCGGCCGTCTCGTGGAGGTAGTCGGCCAGCTCCGGCCCCTTTGCCCGCTTCGCGGCCCAGGTGCGGCAGCGGTTCACGGCGATGCCGAGAATCCACGGCCGCAGCGGCCGCGACTCGTCCCACCGCCGGAGGCTGCGGAACACGCGGAGGAACACCTCCTGCCCCACGTCTTCGGCGTCGTGCGGGCTGCCGAGCAGCCGCGTGCAGAGGCCGAACACGTCCGCCTGGAACCGCTCGACCAACGCGCGCTCGGCGGCGGGGTCGCCGGCGAGGCACCGTCGGACCAGGGCGGCGTCGGACACGGGCGGCCCTCTACCGGGACTTACCCGAATGAGGCAGGTTGAGTTTCAACGGAAGTGATTCGCTCGGCGGGCGGCAGTATTGGGCCGGCTCGGGTCACCGGCCCGTGCGCTCGATCGCCTCGCGGAGCAGGTCGATCGCCTCGCGGACGCTCGTCTGCGGCAGCGGCTTGCCCCGCTTCTCCAGTTCCTCGGAGAACCGAATGGCCGTCTCCTGCATCCGCTCGTGCGTCTCCTCCGAGCCGCCGACCAGCACCATCTCCTCGGTCTTCGTGACGCGCTTGTGGCCGTCGGTGTTGTCGAGGCCGACGCCGAGGATGCCGCCGACCGTGGGCTCGGCTTTGCGGCGGCTCTTCTTCTTCGCCATGACCGGTTGCCTTCGCGGGGTGGGGACGGGGGGCGGGCGCCGCCCGACACCCCCATTCTACCCGCGCTTCGGCCGCTACTTCTTGTCCGCCCGGCGGATCGACTTGATCGTCACGTCCTCGACCGGCACGTCGTCGTACCGACCCTTCCGGCCGGTCTTCACGGCCTTGATGCGGTCCACGACGGCCATCCCCTCGACGACTCGGCCGAACACCGTGTACCCGGACGGGTCGGCCTGGCCGCGGTCGAGGAACTTGTTGTCGCCGACGTTGACGAAGAACTGGGCGGTGGCCGAGTCGGGGTCGGGGGTGCGGGCCATGGCGAGGGTGCCGCGGGCGTTGGTGAGGCCGTTCCCGGCCTCGTTCTTGACGCCGCCTTTGGTCGGCTTCTCCTTCATGGCGGCGTCGAACCCGCCGCCCTGGATCATGAAGTCCTTGCCGCTGTTCTCCTTACCGATGACGCGGTGGAAGATCGTGCCGTCGTAATGCTTGGCGTCGACGTAGTCGAGGAAGTTCTTGACGGTGAGCGGCGCCTTGTCGGGGTACAGCTCGACCTTGACCGCGCCCATGCTGGTGTCGATGACGACGACCGGGTTGGCGCCGGGCTGCGACATGGCGGTGGCGGCTCCGAGGGTGAGGAGAATGCAGGCGGCGGCGAGCCTGTACGCGAGCATGCGGTCGGCCTCCGGTGGGTGGGGCGGACCGAGTGCCGCCCGGCGGGTGCAGTTTACTCACTGCGCCGGATACTGACGCGGACACCCAAATGAAAACCGGCGGCCTTGCGGCCGCCGGTTCGCGTTCCCGTGCAACGCCGCAGGCGGCGCTACGGGTTACTTCTTCGCGTCGGGCTTCGGCAGGTCGGCCAGTTCCACCGACACTGGGGCGTAGTGGCTGAACTCCATGCTGAAGCTCGCCTGGCCCTTCGTAGCGCTGCGGAGGTCGCTGGTGTACCCGAACAGGTTCGCCAGCGGGATCTTCGCCATCACCTGGGCCACGCCCTTGTCCTCGCTCGTCTCCTCGATGATGCCGCGCTTCGACGCGATGTTCCCGCTGATCTGCCCCTGGTAGTCCTTCGGGCTCACCACCACCACCTTCATGATCGGCTCCAGCAGCTGGATGCCGGCCTTGCTCTCGGCCTCGCGGAAGCACTCCAGGGCGCACAGGTAGAACGCGTCCTGCGACGAGTCCACGTCGTGGTACTTGCCGAAGTGGAGGTCGAACTCCAGGTCGACGAACGGGAACGGGTACTTGTACCCCTTCTTCGACGCCTCCCGCAGACCTTCCTCGACGCTCGGGATGTACTCCTTCGGGATCGCCCCCTGGCTGATGCTGTTCACGAAGTACACGTTGTTCGGGTCCGGCTTGATCTTCGGGTCGCCCAGCTCCTCGATCTCCTTCACCTTCTCCTCGATCTGCTCCGGCGTCAGCGGCGAGAACTTCACGTCGATGACGGCGAACTTGCCGCGGCCGCCGGTCTGCTTGGCGAACTTGTACTGGAAGTCCACCATCTTCGCCAGGCACTGCCGGTACGCCACCCGCGGCCGGCCCAGGGTGATCTGCTTCGTGTCCTCCTGGGCCACGCCGACGGCGCGCTTCAGCTTCTCGATCGAGATTTCCAGGTGGAGCTCGCCCATCCCGCTGATGATCGTGTCCTTCGTCTCCTCGTCGGTGTGCGTCTTCAGCGTGGGGTCGTCGCGCACGAGGCGGTTCAGCGCCTCACCCACCTTGCCGGCGTCGAGCGTCTTGGCGAAAGTCAGCGCCTGCGAGATCACCGGCTTCGGGAACTGGATGGCCTCCAGCGCGATCGGCTGGTCAACATCGCACAGGGTGTTCCCCGTGAACGTGTCCGCCAGGCCCATCGCGGCCACGATGTCGCCGGGGCCGGCCTTCTCCAGCGAGATGCGCTTGTCGCCCATCATCCGGTAGAAGCGGGCGATGCGCTCCTTCTTGCCGTTGATGACGTTCAGGTACGTCTCGCCCGGCTTCATCTCGCCGCTGTAGACGCGGATGTAGACCAGGTCGCCGTTGCTCTCGGCGACGGTCTTGAACGCTAGGGCGCTCATCGGCTCCTTGGCGTCCGGGGCGCGCTTCAACGCCTCCTTTGTCTTCGGGTGTACGCCGTCCACCGGCGGCCGGTCGAGCGGGCTCGGCAGGCAGTCCACCACGAGGTCGAGCAGGTGCTGCACGCCGTGGAACATCTTGCTGCTGCCGCAGTGGACGGGCGTGAAAACGTTCTCCAGCGTCCCCTTGCGGAGCGCGGCGCGGATCATCGGGATCGGCACCTCCTTGCCGTCGAGGATCAGTTCGGTGACCTCGTCGGACGCGGCGGAGAGGCCGTCGAGCATCTGCTCGCGGCGCTTCTCGGCCTCGGCCTTGTACTTCTCCGGCACGTCCACCGTGAAGAACTTCCGGTTCGTCGGGTCGGTCAGGTCGCGGGTGATCAGCTTCATCTCGATCAGGTCCACGATCCCCTCGAGCGCCGAGTCCTGTCCGGCGGGGATCGTGACCACGACCGGGTTGGCGTGGAGCTTCGTCTTCATCTGCTCGACGCAGGCCCAGAAGTCGGCCCCCATGCGGTCGAGCTTGTTGACGTAGGCGACGCGCGGCACCTTGTACTTGGTGGCCTGCCGCCACACGGTCTCGCTCTGCACTTCGACGCCGCCCTTGGCGCAGAACACGCCGACGGCGCCGTCCAGGACGCGCAGGCTCCGCTCGACCTCGGCCGTGAAGTCCACGTGGCCGGGGGTGTCGATGATGTTGATGGCGATGTCGCCGCCGGACCGGTCGGCCCAGTCGATGGACACGGCCGCCGAGTTGATCGTGATGCCCTTCTGGCGCTCGAGCGGGTCGAAGTCGGTCGTGGTGTCCCCGTCGTCGACGTCGCCGACCTTGTGCTTGGTGCCGCTGTAGTACAGGATCCGCTCCGTGGTGGTGGTTTTACCCGCGTCCACGTGCGCCATGATCCCGATGTTGCGTACTTTGTCGAGCATCTGATTCGGCCGGTCGGGGGCCGCCGGCTCCTGCTACGGGGAAGGTCGGTCGCGCCCGGGGCCACACGGCCCGGGGGTTCTGGAGATAGAGTGTTCCGGGGGGCGATACGGTTCGGCCGGCCGGGCGGAACGGGGTCAATCGTTTATCGTAGTGTCGGCCGCACCCGCGTCCAGAGTGGGGTTCGTGAAGGTCCGGCGGTGGTCGATTCGGGAACTTTCCGCGGCCGGCGGCGTCGCACCCTCAGGGCTCTCCCCGCACGGCCGCCGGCGCTGGAAAAACTCTGGCACGGGCTTCCGGGTTTGCTCTACACTGAAACAACTAACCCGCCACGTCCCGGGCCGAACCCGCCCGCCGACCCGATCCTCACGGGGGTAAACCGGATGAACCGCCTCACCCTCGCCCGCGCAGCCGCCGCGGGCGGGCTCCTCGCCGCCCTCGCCGTCGGCACCGCCGCCCAGCAGCCGGCCGCGAAGTCCGAGGTGCCGACCGGCCCCGCCGCCCTCCAGGTGGTGAAGATCAACGAGTACATCCAGAAGGGCTACGAGTCGGCCGGGATCAAGCGGCCGGCCGACAAGGCCACCGACCACGAGTTCTGCCGCCGGGTGTTCATCGACCTGATCGGTCGCATCCCGAGCATCGAGGAGGTCGTCGACTTCGAGCGGGACAAGAGTTCCGACAAGCGGGTGAAGCTGGTCCGCCGGCTCATGCACGACAGCGACTACCAGCCGAAGAACCTCAACGGCGTGCCGGCGTTCAGCGAGTACCTCGACGGCAACGGCAAGAAGCAGAAGGAAGCCCTGAAGTTCAACTACAAGCAGGAGTACGCTGACCACTGGGCCGAAATCTGGACCGTGTGGCTGATGTCCCGCAGCGGGCACCAGACGTACCGCGACCAGATGCGCGTGTGGCTGGAGGAGAAGTTCGCCAAGGACACGAACCACAAGGAGATCGTCACCCGCCTCCTGACGGCAACCGGGCAGGTCGGCGGCGGCCTCCCCACCACCGAGAAGGGGTGGACGTTCAAGGAGAGCTACGCCGCGAACTTCCTGGTCCACCACCTCGGCGACCCGGTAAAGGACGACAAGGACAGCGGCGACGTGAACGAGAAGATCGAGGACGGGGCGTTCGACGCCGTGCCGATCACGTCGCGGTCCACCAAGCTGTTCCTCGGCCTCCAGACGCAGTGCGTCCAGTGCCACGACCACCCGTTCAACAAGGAATGGGTGCAGAAGGACTACTGGGGCGTGAACGCCTTCTTCCGCCAGACCGTCCGCAGCGCCACGCCGAGCGGCCCGCCGGTCGGCAACAACGCGAAGATGGCCAACGCCACGTCCGTGACGCTGACCGACGACCCGTCGCTGAACCCGAAGATGATCGTGAAGTACGACAAGCGGAACGGCGCCCGCGACGGCACCTTCCCGGTCATGCTCAAGGACTACGACGCGGCCCTGAACGGCCTGAAGTCCACGAAGATGCTCGCCGGCACGCCCGAGGGCGGCAAGACGCGGCGCGCCCAGCTCGCCGAGTGGATGACGACGCACGACAACTTCGGCAAGGCGTACGCCAACCGGATGTGGGCGCACTTCTTCGGCCGCGGCCTGAACAAGGAGCCGTCGGCCGACGACTTCGGCAGCAACAACGAGATCGTCCACCCCGAGCTGTTGCAGTACCTCGGCGACGAGTTCGTGAAGTACGGGCACAACCAGAAGGCGCTGATGGAGTGGATCTGCACCAGCGACGCGTACTCGCTGAGCCACGTGGCGAAGAAGGAGTATTCGGACATGAAGTACGAGCCGTACTTCGCCCGGATGCCGCTGAAGGCCATGTCGCCGGAGGTGCTGTTCGAGTCGCTGATGACGGCGACGAGCCCGCGGAAGCTGACGCCGGCCGCGAAGAACGCCCGGATGGACGCCCGCGACGCCTGGATGCGGAAGCTGGTCCGCCAGTTCGGCGACGACGAGGGGAACGAGCTGAGCTTCAACGGCACGATCGTGCAGGCGCTGCTAATGATGAACGGGGCCGAGTTGAACAACGAGATCGGCACCGGCCGCGGCGCCGCGCAGCAGAACATCGTCCGCGACCTGCTCGGGAAGAACGGCGCGGCCCCGGTCCGGATGTACGACGACCTGTTCCTGCTAACTCTAAGCCGCCATCCGACGCCCGCCGAGGTCGCACGGCTGGAGGAAGTTCGGGCCGGCAAGGCGGCCGTGTCGCTCGGGCCGCCCACGGCCGCACCGAAGGGTAAGGGTCCGGCCCCGAAGGGCGGCGGGCCGGTCGCGTACGCCTCGGGCGCGGCCCCCGGCGACGAGAACTTCTACCGCGACGTGCTCTGGGCGTTGCTGAACACGAACGAGTTCATGATCAACCACTAACCCCGTAGTCTGTCGGGGGCCGTGAAACGACGCAGCCCGGGGAGACATCCCCGGGCTGCGTCGTTTCACGGCCCCCGACAGACTACGGGTTCGGGTTCACGTCCGTCGCCACGATGTACGGCTTCGACAGGTCGCGCCGCGTAAGCGTCGCGCCGTACACGTCCACCCGGCGGTTCGCGTACCGGTCCAGATCGACGCCGGGACCGCCCACCACGTAAGTCCGCACCACGCCCGGCGACGACTCCAACGCGTACGTCCGCCGGCCATCCAGCGCCAGCGCCGACCGCGTCAGCATGCCGACGCCCGACCAGCGCGGCGCCGCGTCCGCGGCCGAATCCTTCGGCTGCGGCGTCACTGCCGGCGGGGGCGCCTTGCCGGTGTTGCCGACCGGCGGCAGCAGCGTCGGCCGGTCCTCTTTCGGCAGGTCCGTCGCGCGCCCGGGACCCGGGATCGAAACCGCGGGTGCTGTGACGCCGGTGCTGCCGGTCCGCCGCCGCTCGCGGATACCGTGGATGCGCGTGTAGCACAGGTTCGCCAAGTCGTGGTCGCCGTTCGGCTCGTTCATGAGCCGGGCCAGCTGGAAGAAGAGCCGCTCTGCGTCCTCGAACCGGCCGTCCTTCTCGGCCGCGTCGGCCTGCGCCCACAACGGGTGGTTGCTTCCCGCCTTCGACGCCGGCTCCGTCCCGACCGCGGCTGCGGGGAGCACGCCGCTCGACGCCGGCGGCGTTACCGCTGGCAGGCCCGGCGGGGCGGTGTCGCGGACGACGAAGCTGGTGTTTGCCGGCCCGGCCGCGTGGACCGCCGACTTCGGCACGTACCGGTAGTCGCCGGGCACCGGCAGCACCGGATACCAACTCTTGCCGTCGAACGCGGCCTTGTCGCCGATCACCGTCAGGATCGTCCCGGCCGGCACGCTGACGCGGCGGACCTCGGCCAGCGGCTGCGCCAGCCCCACCTTCCCCGGCGCGAGTGTGACCTCGGCCTGCGTCGTCACGTCCTGCGGGGCCTTCCGCGACGGGTCGTAGTCCACGAGGGCCATGGGCACCCAGCTGACGGACCGCGGTGCCTGGACGGCGACCCAACCGTTGCCGGCGTCCTCGTGGACGACGAGTTCGGTGCCGCGGGCGAGGCGGCCGGTGTTCGGGAAGCGGTCGCTGGGGCCGGCGTAGAGCGTCACCTCCGGGTCGGCGACGACCGCCCGGTACGGCAGCGTCTGGGCGACGGCAGAGGCCGGCAGGGCGGCCAGAACGAACCCGGCCAGGGCGGCGCGGCGCATGCTCTCCTCCGTGGGACGGGCGGCACCTGCATAGCACGCCCGCCCGCCCCGTCAAGCTCGCCTATACTGCCCCCGTCCCCTGTCCCCGTTCCCGGGTGCCCGATGCCGACGCTCGCCGAACTGGCCAAGATGTTTGACCACTCGCTCCTCCAACCGCACCTTACCGACGCCGACCTGGAAGCCGGCTGCGCCCTCGCCGCCGAGTACAAGGTGGCGTCGGTGTGCATCAAGCCCTACGCCGTGCCGCTGGCCGCGAAGCTCCTGGCCGGCACCGGGGTTTTCGTCAGCACCACCATCGGCTTTCCGCACGGCGGCCACCTCACCAAGGTGAAGGTGTTCGAGAGCGAGGCCGCAATGGACGACGGGGCCGTCGAGCTCGACATGGTCGTGAACGTCGGCAAGGTGCTGAGCGGCGACTACGGCTACGTGGCGGCCGACGTAACGGCCGTGGTCGACGCCGCGCACCGGCGCGGGGCCAAGGTGAAGGTGATCTTCGAGAACGCGCTGCTGAAGGACGAGCACAAGAAGGAACTGTGCCGCATCTGCGGCGACGCCGGGGCCGACTGGGTGAAGACAAGCACCGGCTACGCCGAGAGCGGCGCGACGATTGACGACCTGAAGCTGATGCGCGCCTTCAGCCCGCCGCACGTGCAGGTGAAGGCCGCCGGCGGCGTGCGATCGTTCGACACGCTGATGGCCGTGCGCGAGGTGGGCGTAACGCGGGTGGGGGCGACGGCGACGAAGGCGATTCTGGAAGACGCGCGGGCGAAGTTAGGGCTTTGAACGAAACCGGCCCCGGGGATCAACCCGGGGCCGCCGGCCTGTCGAGGGCATGAATCGGGCGGGATCCGTTACCGCGCCCGACTGGGGTGAGGGGTCGAGTGCGGTCGGCGCCGGCTTCCCGGCGACCCGCCCGTTCCCGTCACCACCTCGCACCCCCGCACCGGGGACCCGGGTCGTCTCCGAACCTTGTCACCGTGAAGGCGATGAAACAATAGCTCGAGGCGAGCTCGCCGCCAACCCCAAAACCACGCCCGCCCGCGCATTCACAGGACCTTCGCGTTCGGCCGGCGTCACCTCGTCCGGCACGCGGCGGCCGCGGCCCGCCACAGTGCGGCCAGCTTCGGCTCACCCAGCGTCTCCGTTACCGTCGCCAGTTCGAGCCGCAC carries:
- the deoC gene encoding deoxyribose-phosphate aldolase, translating into MPTLAELAKMFDHSLLQPHLTDADLEAGCALAAEYKVASVCIKPYAVPLAAKLLAGTGVFVSTTIGFPHGGHLTKVKVFESEAAMDDGAVELDMVVNVGKVLSGDYGYVAADVTAVVDAAHRRGAKVKVIFENALLKDEHKKELCRICGDAGADWVKTSTGYAESGATIDDLKLMRAFSPPHVQVKAAGGVRSFDTLMAVREVGVTRVGATATKAILEDARAKLGL
- a CDS encoding DUF4175 domain-containing protein; this encodes MTRVRSLAALAVALVAAAPSTAAPRDDLLRVVPPDAAVVGLVQNGASHAKAVMGSPFAAWFPSTPLGQSVAAGLKFGDARDGFRTALAALGTTPDEVAADVLGDAVGFAYSPAPANNPAAERMVILIRPRVPATLSRLVERLNDLQTRDGELKAVERREHGGAAYHVRRRTDGTDEFYTLRNGVFAFSRSEADVRAVIDRDRTEPTDRAPALAAKLGRLGVADAVVVVLVNPRPLDAELAAKTAAAGADERAFLGRFGEAWRALDAAAIYLTLGEGIEAGVALDFRPGELAPAARAWLTGGRAPSALWAAVPDHALGAVAVRFRAAEAVEALRAVLPEPGRAAIDSTLGSYLGPVLGRDRLPRVLEALGPDWTVWAEPPAAGAGPLPVLVGAVRLKGDADVTRAVERAVGFGFAAARVAYNAKHADQIEIDDEVTADGRVTTLSGEKAFPAGVRPAFAVKGGYLILATTPDAVRRFRPPSDAEPPAGEAVIARLSGRALGAYLGEHRDALARVLGDADAGRTFDQLMVLLEPVERADVVVRGTETGVRLAVRIRPVRPLK
- a CDS encoding peptidylprolyl isomerase, producing MLAYRLAAACILLTLGAATAMSQPGANPVVVIDTSMGAVKVELYPDKAPLTVKNFLDYVDAKHYDGTIFHRVIGKENSGKDFMIQGGGFDAAMKEKPTKGGVKNEAGNGLTNARGTLAMARTPDPDSATAQFFVNVGDNKFLDRGQADPSGYTVFGRVVEGMAVVDRIKAVKTGRKGRYDDVPVEDVTIKSIRRADKK
- the fusA gene encoding elongation factor G; this translates as MLDKVRNIGIMAHVDAGKTTTTERILYYSGTKHKVGDVDDGDTTTDFDPLERQKGITINSAAVSIDWADRSGGDIAINIIDTPGHVDFTAEVERSLRVLDGAVGVFCAKGGVEVQSETVWRQATKYKVPRVAYVNKLDRMGADFWACVEQMKTKLHANPVVVTIPAGQDSALEGIVDLIEMKLITRDLTDPTNRKFFTVDVPEKYKAEAEKRREQMLDGLSAASDEVTELILDGKEVPIPMIRAALRKGTLENVFTPVHCGSSKMFHGVQHLLDLVVDCLPSPLDRPPVDGVHPKTKEALKRAPDAKEPMSALAFKTVAESNGDLVYIRVYSGEMKPGETYLNVINGKKERIARFYRMMGDKRISLEKAGPGDIVAAMGLADTFTGNTLCDVDQPIALEAIQFPKPVISQALTFAKTLDAGKVGEALNRLVRDDPTLKTHTDEETKDTIISGMGELHLEISIEKLKRAVGVAQEDTKQITLGRPRVAYRQCLAKMVDFQYKFAKQTGGRGKFAVIDVKFSPLTPEQIEEKVKEIEELGDPKIKPDPNNVYFVNSISQGAIPKEYIPSVEEGLREASKKGYKYPFPFVDLEFDLHFGKYHDVDSSQDAFYLCALECFREAESKAGIQLLEPIMKVVVVSPKDYQGQISGNIASKRGIIEETSEDKGVAQVMAKIPLANLFGYTSDLRSATKGQASFSMEFSHYAPVSVELADLPKPDAKK
- a CDS encoding anti-sigma factor family protein, producing MPAPLPIADCDRVGSAIQAVLDGHRPDFDADAHVLTCAACRARVAEARVLLAALAVPPEPIAVPPGFADGVLAAVRADRPEPSSRRLLATAGAGFAVAASLLVAAWLLNSTADRQVVVEATRSAPPVRVSAELAKAGDAFRESSRPLTEPAAAAPKVLASIADAMFPPMPTPAGDTVAPAAASIAELPAAARTGLEPVAGTTQKAFSRLLRDVNVFSSSARPKS
- a CDS encoding FeoB-associated Cys-rich membrane protein, whose translation is MQLAAVIVIVSLAAGYVLRSAWRTVVGRKAGCGSGCGKCAAPVVPTVPGRISLPLA
- a CDS encoding SH3 domain-containing protein; its protein translation is MRRAALAGFVLAALPASAVAQTLPYRAVVADPEVTLYAGPSDRFPNTGRLARGTELVVHEDAGNGWVAVQAPRSVSWVPMALVDYDPSRKAPQDVTTQAEVTLAPGKVGLAQPLAEVRRVSVPAGTILTVIGDKAAFDGKSWYPVLPVPGDYRYVPKSAVHAAGPANTSFVVRDTAPPGLPAVTPPASSGVLPAAAVGTEPASKAGSNHPLWAQADAAEKDGRFEDAERLFFQLARLMNEPNGDHDLANLCYTRIHGIRERRRTGSTGVTAPAVSIPGPGRATDLPKEDRPTLLPPVGNTGKAPPPAVTPQPKDSAADAAPRWSGVGMLTRSALALDGRRTYALESSPGVVRTYVVGGPGVDLDRYANRRVDVYGATLTRRDLSKPYIVATDVNPNP
- a CDS encoding RNA polymerase sigma factor; translated protein: MSDAALVRRCLAGDPAAERALVERFQADVFGLCTRLLGSPHDAEDVGQEVFLRVFRSLRRWDESRPLRPWILGIAVNRCRTWAAKRAKGPELADYLHETADHRPEDDSGELTAELRAAVDALRPDYRAVFVLFHEHARPYEEIAEAVGRPVGTVKTWLHRARLELMERLRTRGLVPDDAPTRPTG
- a CDS encoding DUF1549 domain-containing protein — protein: MNRLTLARAAAAGGLLAALAVGTAAQQPAAKSEVPTGPAALQVVKINEYIQKGYESAGIKRPADKATDHEFCRRVFIDLIGRIPSIEEVVDFERDKSSDKRVKLVRRLMHDSDYQPKNLNGVPAFSEYLDGNGKKQKEALKFNYKQEYADHWAEIWTVWLMSRSGHQTYRDQMRVWLEEKFAKDTNHKEIVTRLLTATGQVGGGLPTTEKGWTFKESYAANFLVHHLGDPVKDDKDSGDVNEKIEDGAFDAVPITSRSTKLFLGLQTQCVQCHDHPFNKEWVQKDYWGVNAFFRQTVRSATPSGPPVGNNAKMANATSVTLTDDPSLNPKMIVKYDKRNGARDGTFPVMLKDYDAALNGLKSTKMLAGTPEGGKTRRAQLAEWMTTHDNFGKAYANRMWAHFFGRGLNKEPSADDFGSNNEIVHPELLQYLGDEFVKYGHNQKALMEWICTSDAYSLSHVAKKEYSDMKYEPYFARMPLKAMSPEVLFESLMTATSPRKLTPAAKNARMDARDAWMRKLVRQFGDDEGNELSFNGTIVQALLMMNGAELNNEIGTGRGAAQQNIVRDLLGKNGAAPVRMYDDLFLLTLSRHPTPAEVARLEEVRAGKAAVSLGPPTAAPKGKGPAPKGGGPVAYASGAAPGDENFYRDVLWALLNTNEFMINH